The genomic stretch TCGGATCTCAATGCTCAATCCATTCCCTTGTCTTCAAGAAGCCGTGCTGAAGCTCTGGATACACTTCTCCAAGATTATGCTTACAGGGCTTTTGTTCGTCCAAAGACTGGAACTGTCTATGATGGTAATGTTCCCACCAATTTGACAGGAATAAAGATAGCAGCTTTGAGGCTCAGAAGCGGTAGCTTATACAGGAAAGGAGTTAAGTACAAAGAGTTTGAAATTCCTCGAGGTGTCTCCGAGACTCCATATGTGGAGAGGCTTGCTTTGGTGTACCAAAACTTGGGCAATTGGTCTTCCACGTTCTACAATTTATCAGGTTATAGCTACTTAACTCCAGTACTGGGTCTTCTTGCCTATGATGCTTCAAACTTGAAAGCCTCGAATCTGCCAGAGTTGAATATCAGAGCAACTGGTAATCCCATATTGATTAGATTTTCAGATGTTTCTCCAGCCTCCTCGAGGGAGGCAGCCAAATGTGTTTGGTTTGATCTAAAGGGTGTCCCGAACTTCAGCAATGTAAAATCAGGCAATGTATGTTCAACAGTCCAACAGGGACATTTCTCTATTGTGACAGAGTCTATTGCTCCTTCTCC from Humulus lupulus chromosome 5, drHumLupu1.1, whole genome shotgun sequence encodes the following:
- the LOC133777410 gene encoding uncharacterized protein LOC133777410 — translated: MGLLGSLMMLLLLIYFSWLSDLNAQSIPLSSRSRAEALDTLLQDYAYRAFVRPKTGTVYDGNVPTNLTGIKIAALRLRSGSLYRKGVKYKEFEIPRGVSETPYVERLALVYQNLGNWSSTFYNLSGYSYLTPVLGLLAYDASNLKASNLPELNIRATGNPILIRFSDVSPASSREAAKCVWFDLKGVPNFSNVKSGNVCSTVQQGHFSIVTESIAPSPAPVSPVPTPGFQPPSVVPPPKGEERKGKSDSKVWIIVGSVVGGVALIGLLALLALWAQKFQKRKKMQQMERAAEVGEALHMTPIGTTKAPAATVTRTQPILESEYVP